A single Triticum dicoccoides isolate Atlit2015 ecotype Zavitan chromosome 2A, WEW_v2.0, whole genome shotgun sequence DNA region contains:
- the LOC119356025 gene encoding F-box protein PP2-A13-like — protein sequence MGAGASSMEGSEGWGQTSLGDMPESCVAPVLLYLDPPEICLVARLNRAFRGAASADCVWATKLPANYRYLAALAAAADDDSSSDGSVEGNGRCSSSVATKKEKYARLCRPTPFDGGTKEFWIQKSKGGLCMSISSKALAITGIDDRRYWSHLTTDESRFHSVAYLQQIWWLEVAGEIDFCFPAGSYSLLFRLHLGRPHKRMGRRVYDSELIYGWDIKPTRFQLSTSDGQHTTSDYHLDGPGHWILYHVGDFVISSSDELTKLKFSMMQIDCTHTKGGLCVDSVFIYPKDHQPEECIRK from the exons ATGGGGGCGGGGGCTTCGAGCATGGAGGGGTCGGAGGGGTGGGGCCAGACGTCGCTGGGCGACATGCCGGAGAGCTGCGTGGCGCCGGTGCTGCTCTACCTCGACCCGCCGGAGATATGCCTCGTCGCCCGCCTCAACCGCGCGTTCCGCGGCGCGGCCTCCGCCGACTGCGTCTGGGCCACCAAGCTTCCCGCCAACTACCGGtacctcgccgccctcgccgcggCGGCCGACGACGATAGCAGCAgcgacggctcggtggagggcaatGGTAGGTGCTCCTCCTCCGTGGCGACCAAGAAGGAGAAGTACGCGCGCCTGTGCAGGCCAACCCCCTTCGATGGGGGCACCAAG GAATTTTGGATCCAAAAGAGCAAGGGTGGTCTTTGCATGTCCATCTCCTCGAAGGCTTTGGCGATTACCGGCATCGATGATCGGCGGTATTGGAGCCACCTTACCACAGACGAATCAAG ATTCCATAGTGTTGCCTACCTTCAGCAAATATGGTGGCTGGAGGTGGCTGGGGAGATTGATTTCTGCTTCCCTGCTGGTTCATATAGCCTTCTCTTCCGGCTCCACTTGGGCCGGCCACACAAGCGCATGGGCCGTCGGGTCTATGACTCTGAGCTCATCTACGGTTGGGACATTAAACCGACACGGTTTCAGCTCTCAACTTCAGATGGCCAGCACACAACATCCGACTACCATCTAGATGGACCAGGACACTGGATCCTTTACCATGTCGGTGATTTTGTCATATCGAGTTCGGATGAGTTGACCAAGCTCAAGTTCTCTATGATGCAGATTGATTGCACGCATACAAAAGGCGGCCTGTGTGTCGACTCTGTTTTCATTTATCCTAAGGATCATCAGCCCGAGGAGTGCATACGCAAGTAA